From the genome of Pungitius pungitius chromosome 20, fPunPun2.1, whole genome shotgun sequence:
CTCTTCTGAACTCCATCGCACTCACACAACACAGCCTCGCATGCGCTGCCTCGTTACCTGCAAGCCGAGGATCGCGTAGAAAAAGATGAAGGCGCAGCACACGAGCAAGATGTTCCCGACGGGCTTGACGGCGGTGATCAAAGCCTCCACCGCCAGCTTCAGTTTCGGGGCCCGCTTGACCACCCTGAGGGACCCACAAGCAGAAGGTTTGTTAGATGCTCACCCTCACAAACAAGCAACATCTTCACTGTGTAGACgcacaacaacgacaacaaaaaaTTGGCCTACCGCAGCGAGCGAAGTGTGCGCAGCAGGCGCAGCACTTTGAGAATGCCCAGCATTTTGCTGTTGCTCGCAGGGGTCAGCGAGATGATGATGTCGACCAAGGAGGCGACCACCAGCGACCCGTCCATGACATTCCAGGCGGAGCGGCAGTAGCTCTCGCTCCCAAAGAACAAGCCGAGGGTCAGGACCTGTTGTCACGGACAGTTAAACAGTAGTATTACCACTCGATATTCCATTATAAATCCGTTTAATtgccggaagtaaacaaagttgaccGCGGAAACTAGCCAGCTAGCTGCAGTCAATTACAAGCAAGAAAGCAAGACAGTAGCTCAAGATGCAGAGAGCTTTCTGCTtcggaagtaaaacaaaaaggtgcaaCTTGcagcagagaactgtgcagaggaattcctcctaGTGCAAACAGAAGGGagatgagtggcaaacggaccaatTATCgctatgctatgctaagctcgccgctaggctaagctagctgccagGCTAGCTGCtgggctacttccatctcaacattaCCCTGTCAAATGATGGCGAGTAAAGAGCAAAGGGTACGAGAAGAGTCGCTAGCTCAACATGTTCAACATTTTCCAcacggtggaattctgcctccaagatgatcaaatgtatgTAGTTGTGTttaaattacaattaaaaattaaagtaaCAACTCCTTACTTAAGAAAAACCAACATTgatttaaaacaacattgtacCAACAACATTCGTTAATCGCGatcaatgaatttcaaaatgtgcgattaattagttaatttttttaaacctatCGACAGCCCTAATTACAATACTAGACCGTAGAAATAGTTATGAAATGCTCTGATGCTTATAGTTACAATTAGTAAATACTATAAGGAGACAAGGCATTTTAAGCAGGTTTGTAATCCATCATAGACATGAAATGAAGTGTTGGTGAAAatcttttattacttttattaatTAGAACCAACTTAAAATGTTAGTTCATGATAAGAGTTCCATTTCCCAGTGACTTAAGATCTTACCTTCAAAAGCATCTCTACCATGAAAACTGCAATGAAGACGAAACCAGAGATGTTCAGGAACATTCTCTCCTAAGGGGCAGAGTGAGATTCACTTCCAACCTGCTTGTATCTTTATTGCATACAATCAAATTCATATTACATATTAATTGTGTCATGAAATGCATAATATCCagcttgactgtgtgtgtgtttctcagtgtGCAGTTTAGGGCGCTCACCTTGCTTTCAGGCTCTATTCCAGGCCTCTCCATTGCAATGGTGATACAGTTTAGGAGGATGAAGAGCAAAACTGTGTATTCGAACAGATTGTGAGACATCACCTTCTTGCAAAAGAGGCGgaacctaaacacacacacaaacggaacacacacacagacacacaaacatatagaAAATCATTGATGGTAGCCCGCCATCCATATAGGACTTGCACATCTCTAGTCAGGAAACATAACTGTAGACACATCCCAGACACAACAAGTGCCAAATGAAGAGAATGATGGATGAAgtcctgctttgtgtgtgttcatgagtgtgtgcgtgtgagcctTACTTGTTCTGGGGAGACAACACGTAGAAAGACCACTCTTCACGCTTTTTGCACCAGCGCAGCGCCGTTGGTTTTCGGTTCTGAGATCTCTGCAAATTATCACAGATCAGGCGCCTCATATCTCATGTCCAAATCATTAGCTTTAAAAGGTGCTGCTTAGAGTTAAGGCAATGAGACCGACACCAGGAACTCACGTTTTCATCATCGCCGTTGGCATCTGCAGAATTGTCTTCAGGGGTCGGGGAAGAGGTCGCAGAGGCAGAGCTCTCGCCAAGTGttcgctgaaaaaaaaatgaaacaataacatGGCATGGGTGTCAATGTAAAGTATGCGAGTTTGCTACACTTTGAAGCCTCGTGTCCAAATCATGAGCAGAAATCTCAAAAAGACGCTTCTTAGAATAAAGGTAATGAGACACAGGCCGCGTTATAGCTGTGAGGAACTCACCGTTTCCTCATTTCCGTTTCCATCCGTAGAACCGTCCTCCGGGGTCGAGGAAGAGGTCACGGCGGCATTGTTCTCGCCAAGTATTCGCTGGAAAAGAGTTTGGCATGGGTGTGGAATGTGGATGGAAAGTATGTGAAAGTATGCCACATCGGGTAAGAGCCCTTGGAGAAGCAAGCGGTCCTCACCCTGTCTTGGAAGCCCTGAAGCACAATACCCACGAGGATGTTGAGAAGGACGTGCTTTCCCGTCACGATGACCACAACAAAGTAGATGAAGGCCCACGGAGAGGAGGCCGCCATGATGGCGTACATCACCCTGTTCCAGTCCTCCTCCGTCAGAATCTGGATCAAACATAGAGATCAGCAGTTTGAGACACAGAATTTCACGACGGTGAAACACAAAATCAGGTAGTCAGACGAACCGACCTGGAACACGGTAACCATGGACGAGAGCAGGGTGTCAAAGTACTTTCTGTCATTGATTATTTTCCCGGTGTGTAACCCTTGACCGAAGAGATGCATGCCCACGAGACTGCaggggaagaggaaaaaaaggggggtgacAGTCACTAGAATGTGTGCATTGGGTGGGTGGCGGCCACATGTCTCCAAGCAGACACGTGGGCCAACGAGGATCGCTGCGCGCACATGCCTGAATACAAAGATGACAAAAAGCATGAGCATGCAGAGTGAAGCGGCCTCCTCCATGGCCTTCTTCAGCACCAGCAGCTGTGTCCTTAGGTAAGGAAGGTAGTGGAGCAGCCTCCCAAACCTCAGCAGGCGGAAAGCTCGGAGGACCGACAACCTGCTGTCTGCTTTGGTTATCGTCTCCGAAAGACtagaaaacacaagcaaacacatctCAATGAGGCGTAAGTTAGAAAGACCATTGCTTTATGTTATCATCATGAGATTTGATCACTTTTTGAAAAAATGCTATATGAATAAAGTTGGACTGCACTTTTGGAACAGCTGATTGTTCGACCCGGTTGTTCTAATGAGAATTGAACCCCGAACCAATAACATTGTGATATAATGTGAAAATCAACGATGCCCCACATAGGACAAAAAGGTGAGGCCAAAAGAGATCATTTTacctgatgatgacgatgacaaAGTCAAACAAGTTGTTTCGGTCCACGAAGTACGCCCACTTGAGACCCATCAGTTTCAAGAGCATCTCCACCACAAAGATCACGGTGAAGGTGATGTTACTGATCTGCAACACGGTGGTCAACTCGTTCggctgcaggagaagaggatggagagaagGTGAAGTgaggaatgatgatgatgatgcaaagagaggaagggaagtcaaagatacattttttaaacctgATGAATCGTGTTCTATTTTCTCATCACGTTGCACTAAGATCATCTAAAAGAGAGCCGCCAGAATGCTTTCGCCTCTCACCTGATTATGATGCTCGATGGCCAGGGGGAGAATGCTGAGGAGAACAGCGAACATGATCAGCCGGTCAAAGATTTGACTTTTGACGACTTTCTCCAGTCTCGTCCTGAGCTGTCCCCAAATGTGACTCCCAACCTAAAGAGATGACACGCCGCAGGGGGGTAACCACTGGTTAGCGAGTGaccgttgctgctgctggttgcggCGCAGTAGGTTTCCAACAAGTCTCACCGCTAAGTCGCCAGTCCTGCTGTCGTCAGACCTTCTGTCGTCGTCATGGCGGCGCACCCTGTCGCGTTCAACAAAAGCAAGTAAGAAAGAGAAAATACCTGAAAGTCATCCAGAATTATCAACTGCAGGTTTGACCAGAAATACCACCAACGTGTTTCAAATTACTTTCAGGCTGCGGACAGTGACCGACCTGTTGGATGCACGCCGCCTGATGACCGCCAGGCAGCCGGTCCACTTGGAGCGGAGCCATCTGTCCAACACGGCGCTATCCTCCCTCCTGGTTCCCTGTATCCTCAAGTGCTCCAGGTTGTCCGAGAACTGGGTGGCGATGACGACGGCGCACACGTTCATCATGATGAAGGAGCCCATCTGGAACCACAACAAGTTGGGGTTTTTGGTGGTTGTGAGTTTTATCTATGAGAGTTTATCctctgtatatacatatacacagcattctgttttttaacattACTACATGCAAAACAATTGTGAGGACCCGGTTTGCTCCTCAACATAGAATACAGCTCAAATCTAAAGTTTACAGAAAGCCTGTTTATTTGAAGAAATACAAAGAATGTAGCAACCCAGAACAGACAAAACGCACCTGTATGGAATAACACATAAATATAAAGGAACAAGGTAAAATGCCACGGTCGTTAAGAGTGGATACTCACAATGGCAACGAAtatgaaaaagaggaaagtcCAGAAGGAATGCACGTTCATgacataaaacatgatgtttgaCCATCCTTCCAGTGTGACAACCTACAGGTGGAGACAAAGAGGACAAAGGAATAAAACATAGTGCTCCGTTAACAGACATGGCGACCATTGAGTCACAGATGGATAAAATGGACGAGAGGATGCATTGTTATActgatagatggatggatggatacctGGAATATGCTTATCCAGGCGTAGGCGATGTTATCGAAGTTGGTGGCCCCGTTGTTGGGGTTCTGGGCCCCGCCCCGACAGACGTTGTAGAGCACGTTCCAGTTGACGCAGGCGTTGGTGGCGGCCCCCGTGAGGCCAAACACACTTGGCGAGGGAGGGGCCAAGGAGCAGGTTTGgtcgttttttcttttgggcGGCACCTCGCTGCATTGCTGGCCGCTCTTGCCTTCGGTGGAACACAGGAACGGTTGGAACTCACCGTACTTGGTGACGTAGTACGGGCTCAAGGAGACGTTGTACATCCTGGTGTGAGGAAAGGAATGACGTAGAGTGGAGAGAAGAATAGTTTAGTGACACATATACAACAGAGACAATCATTTGGaaatgtgaagataaatcaaAACCTAATGTTCGAAATCCTGGGATTTGTTGGGAAATGGATTGTAGTCTGGGGACAGTTGTTCTTATCTGATGCTCTTTTAAACATAACTTTGAGTTAGTGCCTTtattcagcatttttttaatattacgACATATTTTGGCGTTCAagcaacaattattttaataatgataatttaaTAAAATCTATAGATCAAACTACCAAAGTCAATGGATCAATGAACCGATCATTTGATAACTGAAGTGGGGGCCGGAGAGAATGACTGGATgaacagaagcagcagcatcCTTACGCAATGGGGTCTTCTCCCAGGAAGCAGCGGTTGTGCAGACGCCCCGCCCACAGCTGGACCCCTACCACCCCGAAGATGTGCACGACAAACATGTAGAGGCAGAGCACGTTACCCAGCATGGGGAAGATGATCAGGAGCGCTGACACGATGTCACGCATACCTGCAAGGATGAAGACAAAAGACGATGTGAGTTGTTATTTCTGACCTTCTTCATTCTTAAAATCAACTTTCTTAAATATCTTTTAGTCGGACCAGTAACAGAAGAGCTACCATGATCAGTTTTCACAAGgttatatttttaataaaataaaaataggcaATAGTAAAGAAACAGTCTGCTTTGGAAGGATTAATTTGAGTCCCCAA
Proteins encoded in this window:
- the LOC119195310 gene encoding LOW QUALITY PROTEIN: voltage-dependent T-type calcium channel subunit alpha-1H-like (The sequence of the model RefSeq protein was modified relative to this genomic sequence to represent the inferred CDS: substituted 1 base at 1 genomic stop codon), producing the protein MREVALTIQPQGGPDPHPGPEEQEQLPYPDLAPVVLGCFNQTSSPPEMLSKMFAMGLYGYKGSYLSNPWNRLDLLINLGEFFDYFMDYLGLHLQVSQVLGPLRLISRVPSMRDIVSALLIIFPMLGNVLCLYMFVVHIFGVVGVQLWAGRLHNRCFLGEDPIAMYNVSLSPYYVTKYGEFQPFLCSTEGKSGQQCSEVPPKRKNDQTCSLAPPSPSVFGLTGAATNACVNWNVLYNVCRGGAQNPNNGATNFDNIAYAWISIFQVVTLEGWSNIMFYVMNVHSFWTFLFFIFVAIMGSFIMMNVCAVVIATQFSDNLEHLRIQGTRREDSAVLDRWLRSKWTGCLAVIRRRASNRVRRHDDDRRSDDSRTGDLAVGSHIWGQLRTRLEKVVKSQIFDRLIMFAVLLSILPLAIEHHNQPNELTTVLQISNITFTVIFVVEMLLKLMGLKWAYFVDRNNLFDFVIVIISLSETITKADSRLSVLRAFRLLRFGRLLHYLPYLRTQLLVLKKAMEEAASLCMLMLFVIFVFSLVGMHLFGQGLHTGKIINDRKYFDTLLSSMVTVFQILTEEDWNRVMYAIMAASSPWAFIYFVVVIVTGKHVLLNILVGIVLQGFQDRRILGENNAAVTSSSTPEDGSTDGNGNEETRTLGESSASATSSPTPEDNSADANGDDENRSQNRKPTALRWCKKREEWSFYVLSPQNKFRLFCKKVMSHNLFEYTVLLFILLNCITIAMERPGIEPESKERMFLNISGFVFIAVFMVEMLLKVLTLGLFFGSESYCRSAWNVMDGSLVVASLVDIIISLTPASNSKMLGILKVLRLLRTLRSLRVVKRAPKLKLAVEALITAVKPVGNILLVCCAFIFFYAILGLQLFKGKFHTCRGEYLEDITNKTDCLSANYRWVQKDFNFDSLPQALMSLFVMYSKDGWVSLMYDGLDAVGVDQQPVVNHNEWMLVFFISFMIVSFFLLDMFIGVMVDTFHDCQKQQKKLAEEARNRPQRGAGEERGDRKGSQQQTHLPFPCVTIXTSAFVRACEGPDVPEVPEEKPYQASYSRWRLSIHTLCTSKQLDLFMAILIFISVLVMAVEHYQQPLYIKRLTDYSHYVFTSILVIEVLLKLVAFGALRFLRNSWNLMDLVVVLVSIMSIVLNVMRVSRQLPINPTILRVFRVLRLAQVLKAKRIRVLLTTIMKTLSQVGNICLLFLFFFSIYAALGVEFFGHLECAVDDLCLGLNEYVNFKHFGMALFTLFLVCTGDNWSVIMMDTLKQCRPGECADYLTWVSPLYFIAFVVIAQFVLANLVVAVIVQAMEDSNKELLIQFVDFNPTRFDSGL